Proteins co-encoded in one Streptomyces roseochromogenus subsp. oscitans DS 12.976 genomic window:
- a CDS encoding type I polyketide synthase, translating into ALLDSGEPEVWWRDGRAHAPRLVRADDVAGECRPWGTVLVTGGTGGLGALVARHLAERHGVTRLVLTSRRGPEAPGAAQLRSELAELGAAVEIVGCDVSDRAALAALLTAHPVDSVVHTAGVLDDGLVASLTPERLDTVLRPKADAAWHLHELTRERELSHFVLFSSAAGTIDASGQGNYAAANVFLDALAAHRAALGLPATSLAWGLWSGGGMGAALDAAEGQRIERSGIGALDPAEGLELFDAAVAAGSPALVPVRLDTAALRRRVDDVPAVLRTLAGVAVHADRAERARTLGQRLAELPAADHEHTVLEAVRTEVAAILGHAGPAAVEPRRAFTALGFDSLAAVELRNRLNAVSGLRLPSTLIFDYATPAALAGHLLERLLPDTEEPEPAAAEHGDDELRTLISRIPVDRIREAGLLDSLLKLTEQAPAPEPAPRALDIKSMAVADLVRAALDRGGSR; encoded by the coding sequence CGCCCTCCTCGACTCCGGGGAGCCCGAGGTGTGGTGGCGGGACGGCCGGGCGCATGCTCCCCGCCTGGTGCGCGCCGACGACGTTGCGGGCGAGTGCCGGCCGTGGGGCACCGTCCTCGTCACCGGCGGCACCGGCGGACTCGGCGCCCTGGTCGCCCGCCACCTGGCCGAACGGCACGGCGTCACCCGCCTGGTGCTGACGAGTCGACGCGGACCCGAGGCGCCGGGCGCCGCACAACTGCGCTCGGAACTGGCGGAGTTGGGAGCAGCAGTTGAGATCGTCGGCTGCGACGTCTCCGACCGTGCCGCGCTCGCCGCGCTGCTCACCGCGCACCCCGTCGACAGCGTCGTACACACGGCCGGTGTCCTGGACGACGGCCTGGTCGCCTCGCTGACCCCGGAGCGGCTGGACACCGTACTGCGGCCCAAGGCGGACGCCGCCTGGCATCTGCACGAACTGACCCGGGAGCGGGAGCTGTCCCACTTCGTGCTGTTCTCCTCGGCCGCCGGCACCATCGACGCCTCCGGCCAGGGCAACTACGCCGCCGCGAACGTCTTCCTCGACGCGCTGGCCGCCCATCGCGCCGCCCTCGGCCTGCCCGCCACCTCCCTCGCCTGGGGCCTGTGGTCCGGCGGCGGTATGGGCGCCGCCCTCGACGCCGCCGAGGGCCAGCGCATCGAACGCTCCGGTATCGGCGCGCTCGACCCGGCCGAGGGGCTGGAGCTGTTCGACGCCGCCGTGGCCGCCGGCAGCCCTGCCCTGGTCCCCGTACGGCTGGACACCGCGGCTCTGCGCAGGCGCGTCGACGACGTACCGGCCGTGCTGCGCACCCTCGCCGGCGTCGCCGTCCACGCGGACCGCGCCGAACGGGCCCGCACCCTGGGCCAGCGGCTGGCCGAACTGCCCGCCGCCGACCACGAGCACACCGTGCTGGAAGCGGTCCGCACCGAGGTCGCCGCCATCCTCGGCCACGCCGGACCCGCCGCCGTGGAGCCGCGCCGCGCCTTCACCGCGCTGGGCTTCGACTCACTCGCCGCCGTCGAACTGCGCAACCGGCTGAACGCGGTCAGCGGACTGCGGCTGCCCTCCACTCTGATCTTCGACTACGCCACCCCGGCGGCGCTCGCCGGGCACCTCCTGGAACGGCTCCTGCCGGACACCGAGGAGCCCGAGCCCGCTGCGGCGGAGCACGGCGACGACGAGCTGCGCACCCTGATCTCGCGCATCCCGGTCGACCGCATCCGGGAGGCCGGACTGCTCGACAGCCTGCTGAAGCTGACCGAGCAGGCTCCGGCGCCCGAACCCGCCCCCCGGGCCCTGGACATCAAGTCCATGGCGGTGGCCGACCTGGTACGCGCCGCGCTCGACCGCGGCGGCAGCCGGTGA